Proteins from one Epinephelus moara isolate mb chromosome 1, YSFRI_EMoa_1.0, whole genome shotgun sequence genomic window:
- the fibinb gene encoding fin bud initiation factor, which yields MAFLHLLLCAGMLSLPMCGAFFRGPLQPEMSNGTFHHYFVPDGDYEDNDDPEKCQMLFKMTDDRKCGLDEDLDAVIRDDFTIIKRQIEDSARVLEGIGKSISYDLDGEDSYGKYLRRETGQISEAFTNSEKSLLELEVKFKQSQESELKEEHRLSDDFLNMVVHTRDVLKDTLDISLGLKDKHELLSLIIRSHGTRLSRLKNEYMKF from the coding sequence ATGGCTTTCCTTCACTTGCTCCTGTGTGCCGGGATGTTATCACTGCCGATGTGCGGAGCGTTCTTCCGCGGACCGTTGCAACCGGAGATGTCTAACGGCACCTTTCATCACTACTTCGTGCCGGACGGAGACTACGAGGACAACGACGACCCGGAGAAGTGCCAGATGCTTTTCAAAATGACCGACGACCGAAAGTGCGGTCTCGACGAGGACCTGGACGCCGTCATACGGGATGATTTCACCATCATCAAGAGGCAGATCGAGGACTcggccagggtgctggaggggatCGGGAAAAGCATCTCGTACGACCTGGACGGAGAGGACAGCTACGGGAAGTACTTGCGGAGGGAGACGGGGCAGATCAGCGAGGCGTTTACAAACTCGGAGAAGTCTCTGCTGGAGCTGGAGGTGAAATTCAAGCAGAGCCAGGAGAGcgagctgaaagaggagcacCGGCTCAGCGACGACTTTCTCAACATGGTCGTGCACACACGGGACGTCCTGAAGGACACGCTGGACATTTCTCTGGGACTGAAGGACAAGCACGAGCTCCTGTCTCTGATCATCCGCAGCCACGGCACGAGACTGAGCAGGCTGAAGAACGAATACATGAAGTTCTGA